GACGGTGCCGACGAAATCAGCCCTCTACGTGATGACTCGGTTATGCGAGGCCCTCGAGTACGCGCACTCTCAGCAGGTGTACCATTGCGATCTGAAACCGGCCAACGTTCTGTTGATTCCTAAAAGCCCGACTGAGCAGGAACTATCTGCACTGCCGCTCGAAGCCTTCGATATTAAACTCACCGACTTCGGATTGGCTCAGGTCAAGCTCGAGGGCTTTTCTTCCATCAGTCACTTGTCGGCCGGTACGCCGCATTACATGCCGCCGGAGCAGATCAACGGCGAGAAAAATACGCCCCGAGCTGCGATCGATATTTACAGCTTGGGGGTGATGCTGCACGAAATGCTGGTGGGACGGACGCCGTTCGATAATACTGAGAATCTGCTGGGCATCTACCAGCAGATTTCCAATCGGTCGATGCCTTCCGCCCGGCAGCAAAGCCGTTCGATTCCTCGCGATCTGGATCGCATCTGCCTGAAAGCCATGGCCTATACTCCGGAACACCGCTATTCCAGCGTGGCGGCCTTGAATCAGGATTTGCAATCGTTTGCCGAGGAGAAGGCCATCTCCTGGGGGTTTTCAGATCGGCTGAATCGCGCCAAAACCTGGCTGGGCCATACCAACCGCATCGCTGAAACGGCCTGGTTTCTTATCGCATCGAATGCGATGGTTTTTCTCTGGGTAATGGCCTTAATTATCTGGTTGGGACACATCGAACGACAGTACGGAGTTTTGGGGGCTACTATTGGTGTAAGTTATCTGCTGGCGTCGGATCATCTCTTCATGATGTTGGGAGCCTGGCAGCTGCTGCGTGGTCGTTACGTCTACTTTTACCCGCTGTTTTGCGCGGCCACATTTAATCTAGTCCTAAGCTTCCTGGGAATGGCCGGGATTGTCTATCCCCACGTGGAAGTTTACAACAATCGCATTTTTCGCATTATCCTTTTTACGCTGTTGCATTCCGGTTTCTGTCTTCAGATGATTGTTCTCATTCTCGGGTATTATTGCTTTCGAAAGAATACCCGGCCAAAAACCATCCTCGGCCCGAAGTGATCGATCAGAAAAACTCAGTTAACTAAAACAGCACGGCATTTGGGCCGTGCTGTGGGGTGGAACTCCCCCTCCGGAAGGGGAGATTCGGGTATTAATAGCGGAGGATCAATTCCGCCTGGATTCGGCTGTCGAGCAGGTCCTTGCGGCTGGTCAGCGGGAATTCATAGACAACGCCGGTTTCGGCATGGGGGCTGATCTTGACCTTGAAGCCCAGAGCCATCGAAACCAGGTCATTGCCGGCCACACCGCTGGTGCCCAGGTTCAAAAGACCATCGCCTTCCCCCAAAGCGGGAGGCAGGCCACGATTGCCACCGGCCAGCCAGTGATACCAGTTGACTTCCATCAAGGGGTAGAGCCACTCGTTCACCTGGCGGTCGAGGTGCAACTGGGTGTAGAACAGACTGCTGTTCTGGTTGCTATCGACGGGAACAATGTAGCCGCCGTTGACGATGATGTGATTCTTGCACCAGAATTCCTGTCCGTAGGTGGCGAAGAAGGTGAAAATCCCATCTCCCTGACCCTGGAACACTTTGCTTTCACCGGTCTGAGGTTCGAACATGAACCCCGCGGCCGCCAAAGTCTGATTTTCCACGTCGCGATAGAAGGTATATTTCAATCCAGCCGCCAGATTCAGGAAGCCGGTTTCGTGCGGAGCACCTTTGGCACTGATGGAGGCAATACCATCCTTATCGGCAATCAAGGTCAAGCGGTCGGTCAAGGCCAGGCGAATCTGCATGGCGTAAACCTGGAAGTTGCCGCCGCCCAGGGGGTTGCTGTTGGGAATATTGTTATCGATGAACAGAATGCGAGCTTCCGTCAACGAACGGGGATCTTTGCTCAGCACCGGATTGCTGGAAGGTCCGACGAAGTTGTCGAAAGCGTGATCGCTTTCGAGGAAACCGCGGCTGCTGGAATCGCCCATCAACTGCGTGGTGGGGATAGCCGGTGCACCGCTCATGATGGACGCG
The genomic region above belongs to Telmatocola sphagniphila and contains:
- a CDS encoding serine/threonine-protein kinase; the encoded protein is MSGLAHNPDPDPELSEEEADFFLKAIKEYFRSRDRKNPTSPKFLGNYILESIAGQGGFGIVYRAHDTIRKRTVAIKIPRSEFLGDEQCRRTLAREARAAALVRHPGVVEVFDIVEADGTSGIVSEFCEGTSLYEWLKKQAATVPTKSALYVMTRLCEALEYAHSQQVYHCDLKPANVLLIPKSPTEQELSALPLEAFDIKLTDFGLAQVKLEGFSSISHLSAGTPHYMPPEQINGEKNTPRAAIDIYSLGVMLHEMLVGRTPFDNTENLLGIYQQISNRSMPSARQQSRSIPRDLDRICLKAMAYTPEHRYSSVAALNQDLQSFAEEKAISWGFSDRLNRAKTWLGHTNRIAETAWFLIASNAMVFLWVMALIIWLGHIERQYGVLGATIGVSYLLASDHLFMMLGAWQLLRGRYVYFYPLFCAATFNLVLSFLGMAGIVYPHVEVYNNRIFRIILFTLLHSGFCLQMIVLILGYYCFRKNTRPKTILGPK